The following proteins are co-located in the Nitrospira sp. genome:
- a CDS encoding sigma-54-dependent Fis family transcriptional regulator, whose protein sequence is MKDFIRILLVTSDNEYQAWFDEAHLVHVLQRVLPGVTIEFDRVSNPSVPCPRSPHVLLLDHQPAAPSSTQRLADVAGRWPDVPILGLFAAEHGRRPQFVNGVPTELNDFVLCPVDGDELALRIGRIFIAGRSSTPYGMGRSQRVRIDSLVGESLIFQAQVEKIPLFADVDATVLLQGETGTGKEVFARAIHYSSARKDHAFIPINCAALPDQLFENELFGHAKGAYTSAASEQGGLVLEAEGGTLFLDEVDALNPYAQAKLLRFVQYREYRPLGCSRTKLANVRIIAASNHDLRQAVTERQFREDLFHRLNVLSMVVPPLRERVEDIPLLANRFLQRFRRTDGQGPRRLSDEAIRKLIAYAWPGNVRELESTLQRAVVMCGCATIQAQDIECAGEASKTLCLDGSLRAAKTSATMDVERAYLVKTLVTFRGNVTHAAKAAGKERRSFQRLLRKYGIDREAYQNDPTDPSRDCPSPFQTPFDGRA, encoded by the coding sequence ATGAAGGACTTCATCAGAATCCTCTTGGTCACTTCGGACAATGAGTATCAGGCCTGGTTCGATGAGGCTCACCTTGTACACGTGTTGCAACGTGTCTTGCCCGGAGTGACCATAGAGTTCGACCGGGTCTCGAATCCTTCCGTACCCTGTCCTCGCTCCCCGCACGTGCTGCTGCTTGACCATCAGCCTGCGGCGCCTTCATCGACACAGCGGCTTGCCGATGTGGCCGGCCGTTGGCCGGACGTGCCGATACTAGGGTTGTTTGCGGCGGAGCATGGCCGCCGGCCACAGTTCGTGAACGGAGTTCCGACGGAGTTGAACGACTTTGTGTTGTGCCCGGTGGATGGAGACGAGTTGGCCCTGCGAATCGGGCGAATCTTCATCGCCGGGCGGAGTTCAACACCCTATGGAATGGGTCGGTCCCAGCGCGTGAGGATCGATTCACTTGTGGGGGAGAGCTTGATCTTTCAGGCACAGGTTGAAAAAATTCCTCTCTTTGCCGATGTAGATGCGACGGTGCTGCTGCAGGGTGAAACCGGGACTGGGAAGGAAGTGTTTGCTCGCGCAATTCACTATTCCAGCGCCAGGAAGGACCATGCGTTCATTCCGATCAATTGTGCGGCACTGCCCGATCAGTTGTTTGAAAATGAACTGTTCGGGCATGCGAAGGGCGCCTATACGAGCGCGGCCAGCGAACAGGGCGGGCTCGTCCTCGAGGCCGAGGGCGGGACGTTGTTCCTCGACGAGGTCGATGCGCTGAACCCGTACGCTCAGGCGAAGCTGCTGCGCTTCGTGCAATACCGGGAGTATCGGCCGTTGGGCTGTTCGCGCACGAAGCTCGCGAACGTGCGGATCATCGCGGCATCCAATCACGATCTCCGGCAAGCCGTGACGGAGCGGCAGTTTCGCGAGGATCTCTTCCACCGGCTCAATGTGTTGTCGATGGTGGTGCCGCCTTTGCGGGAGCGTGTGGAAGACATTCCGTTGCTGGCCAACCGGTTTCTCCAGCGCTTCCGGCGAACGGATGGACAAGGCCCGCGACGGTTGTCCGACGAGGCCATCCGGAAATTGATCGCGTATGCCTGGCCGGGGAATGTGCGGGAGTTGGAGAGTACGCTCCAACGGGCCGTCGTCATGTGCGGGTGCGCGACGATTCAGGCGCAGGATATCGAGTGTGCGGGGGAGGCATCCAAAACCCTCTGTCTGGACGGCTCGCTTCGCGCGGCGAAAACCTCCGCGACCATGGACGTCGAGCGGGCCTATCTCGTGAAAACGCTGGTGACCTTCCGGGGAAATGTGACGCATGCGGCCAAAGCGGCGGGCAAAGAACGCCGCAGTTTTCAACGACTCCTTCGAAAATACGGGATCGATCGCGAAGCGTATCAGAACGATCCGACCGATCCCTCGCGCGATTGTCCGTCGCCCTTCCAGACACCGTTCGACGGCCGCGCCTGA